In a genomic window of Candidatus Cloacimonas sp.:
- a CDS encoding phosphatidate cytidylyltransferase — translation MSQFGETLRKSIHLSSLVIPLGYRYLLSFNRAWGFSILLNAFTISLVIEFYRFWQKDFHRTFYRIFGIILRKHELKDFTGATYMIFAAVLCIAFFPPLIASCAMAFLTLGDTFAALIGIKFGKRMYLKQDKSLEGSLACFVSCSIFGIFWLANPLLAVFGALAATLAELSNIPIDDNIKIPIVSALVMTLLSIVI, via the coding sequence TTGAGCCAGTTTGGTGAAACCCTTAGAAAATCCATTCATCTAAGCAGTTTAGTTATTCCGCTGGGTTACAGGTATTTGCTCTCTTTTAATCGGGCTTGGGGTTTCTCCATTTTATTGAATGCTTTTACGATTAGTTTAGTGATTGAGTTTTACCGTTTTTGGCAAAAGGACTTCCATCGAACATTTTATCGCATTTTTGGCATAATTTTAAGAAAACATGAGCTAAAAGATTTTACTGGTGCCACTTATATGATTTTTGCAGCAGTGCTTTGCATCGCTTTTTTCCCTCCGTTGATTGCCTCTTGTGCTATGGCATTTTTAACGCTGGGTGATACTTTTGCTGCTTTAATAGGAATAAAGTTTGGAAAACGAATGTATCTCAAGCAGGATAAAAGTTTGGAAGGTAGCTTGGCTTGTTTTGTCAGTTGTTCCATTTTCGGTATTTTTTGGCTGGCTAATCCTTTATTAGCTGTTTTTGGTGCTTTAGCGGCAACTTTGGCGGAATTGAGCAATATTCCAATAGACGATAATATTAAAATTCCGATCGTTTCAGCTTTGGTGATGACCTTGCTGAGTATCGTAATTTAA
- a CDS encoding glycosyltransferase family 2 protein produces MKLSFIIPVLNEQESLVELYTEILQNIKEYDYEIIFVDDGSTDASFTIMEQLAANDIKVKVIRFRRNFGKATALQFGFNYASGDIIFTLDADLQDNPKEIPNFIIKLNEGFDLVSGWKRKRRDPIYKTLPSKLFNFVTAKTFHLKLRDYNCGFKAYRHPLEKELILYGEMHRYIPVLAHSLGYKVGEMIVAHRPRKYGKSKFGKERYLRGFFDLLTVKMITQYSKSPLYLFGRIGIFSTFLGLIISIYLAVLKIFMGIPLSNRPLLFLGILLILGGLQFISMGLISELIVNRFRQGNRLPVSIAQYVNMEQKEPEQAKQLNSATGQ; encoded by the coding sequence ATGAAATTATCCTTTATTATACCGGTTTTGAATGAGCAAGAATCACTGGTGGAACTATATACAGAGATATTGCAAAACATAAAAGAGTATGATTACGAAATAATCTTTGTGGATGACGGTTCTACTGATGCCAGTTTTACCATTATGGAACAACTGGCAGCTAACGATATAAAAGTAAAAGTTATTAGGTTCAGACGCAATTTCGGCAAAGCGACCGCCTTACAGTTTGGTTTCAATTATGCCTCCGGGGATATTATTTTTACACTGGATGCAGACCTGCAAGATAATCCGAAAGAAATTCCCAATTTCATAATCAAACTAAATGAGGGTTTCGATCTTGTATCGGGCTGGAAACGCAAACGACGCGATCCTATATATAAAACCTTGCCTTCTAAACTATTCAATTTTGTAACCGCAAAAACCTTTCATCTCAAGCTAAGAGATTATAATTGTGGATTTAAGGCATATCGTCACCCTTTGGAAAAAGAACTAATCCTGTATGGTGAAATGCATCGTTACATACCTGTCTTAGCTCATTCTTTGGGTTATAAAGTTGGTGAGATGATAGTAGCTCATCGTCCGCGTAAATACGGTAAAAGCAAATTTGGCAAAGAACGCTATCTGCGTGGTTTTTTTGATTTGTTAACGGTAAAAATGATTACGCAATACAGTAAGAGTCCTTTATATCTCTTCGGGCGCATAGGGATATTTTCTACTTTTCTGGGACTGATCATAAGTATCTATCTGGCAGTGTTGAAAATTTTTATGGGAATTCCTCTATCCAATCGGCCTCTTTTGTTTTTAGGTATTTTATTGATTCTGGGCGGATTACAATTTATCTCTATGGGTTTGATTTCGGAATTAATAGTGAACCGTTTTCGCCAAGGAAATCGCTTACCTGTTTCCATAGCGCAATATGTAAATATGGAGCAAAAAGAACCAGAACAAGCTAAACAATTAAATTCTGCTACAGGGCAATGA
- a CDS encoding FtsX-like permease family protein, translating to MNKLELFFLSRYLNSPKRNLLRFSFVFMILGIILSVGILSAGLNLFEGYEHTLKEVLLGTFPHITLTNDNQNLIPVYKADELIKKIENRKEIQQVMPLLSYPVMTAGKEKVRGATLNAYDFKPGIPFSQAKYIQKGKKIPAAGEVIVGNYLAKELGKDIGDTLKVVFTRLDNISALGIFPSEYFLPIVGIYSSGFYETDRSLVITNLSDAEMMLKTQSGFSKLEIRLNPEYIDKAPEIAQNIQTLVGSNYSVYPWQTFSAGLLHLVTMEKWLIFIIFCFLVLIAGINVISAVTTIILDKKNEIAVLKTLGAKKSSIKKVLSFQVGLSALLAIVLGQLFGAFLSLLIEKQNFYQLKGDVYFIDSLNSTISFTNQLIIFTVSAALVIIFIYAPLKQIDKLDIIELLRNP from the coding sequence ATGAATAAACTGGAACTTTTCTTCCTAAGCCGCTATTTAAACTCCCCTAAGCGCAATCTTTTAAGATTCAGTTTTGTGTTTATGATTCTGGGAATTATTCTTTCAGTAGGAATCTTGAGTGCCGGTTTGAATTTGTTTGAAGGTTATGAGCACACTCTAAAAGAAGTTTTACTGGGAACTTTTCCCCATATAACACTAACAAATGATAATCAGAATTTGATACCTGTTTATAAAGCAGACGAATTGATCAAAAAAATAGAGAATAGAAAAGAAATTCAACAGGTTATGCCTCTCCTAAGTTATCCTGTTATGACTGCAGGTAAAGAAAAAGTGCGAGGGGCAACCTTGAATGCTTACGATTTTAAACCAGGCATCCCTTTTTCGCAAGCAAAATATATCCAAAAAGGCAAAAAAATACCTGCTGCGGGAGAAGTTATCGTGGGTAACTACTTGGCAAAAGAACTGGGAAAAGACATTGGCGATACTTTGAAAGTAGTTTTCACTCGTCTGGACAATATTTCCGCTTTAGGTATTTTTCCTTCCGAATACTTCTTGCCCATTGTTGGCATATACAGCAGTGGATTTTATGAAACAGATCGTTCTCTCGTCATTACCAATCTTTCAGATGCCGAAATGATGCTAAAAACTCAATCTGGTTTCAGTAAACTGGAAATTCGCTTAAACCCAGAATATATAGATAAAGCACCTGAAATTGCCCAAAATATCCAGACCTTGGTTGGCAGTAATTACTCAGTTTATCCGTGGCAGACCTTCAGCGCGGGTTTACTGCATTTGGTGACAATGGAAAAATGGCTGATCTTTATCATATTCTGTTTCTTGGTTTTAATTGCAGGTATTAATGTAATTTCTGCAGTTACTACCATCATCTTGGACAAAAAGAATGAAATAGCCGTCCTTAAAACCCTCGGTGCTAAAAAAAGCTCGATAAAAAAGGTTCTCAGTTTCCAAGTTGGGCTTTCCGCTTTACTGGCTATTGTGTTAGGACAACTCTTTGGCGCTTTCCTTTCTTTGCTTATAGAAAAACAAAACTTCTATCAACTGAAGGGAGATGTTTATTTTATAGACAGCTTGAATAGCACCATCTCATTCACCAATCAACTCATTATTTTTACCGTATCCGCGGCTTTAGTTATTATTTTTATTTACGCTCCCCTTAAGCAGATAGATAAATTGGACATTATAGAATTACTGCGCAACCCTTAA
- a CDS encoding ABC transporter ATP-binding protein, which produces MICLAGYDLCKSYIDSNQTINVLRKTTIEIQEAELVCITGQSGSGKSTLLHLLGLLDTPDTGKIMINGRFIDASMSEAATIRNLELGFVFQFHYLVEDLNAQENVALPMIISGVSSSKAIKYASELLKSLDLKERITHYPNQLSGGEQQRVALARALINNPKIILADEPTGNLDPEHSNEVWNLMVKLNKERGQTFVIVTHDVSNASKAQVIYNLAEGKLEIR; this is translated from the coding sequence ATGATTTGTTTAGCAGGTTATGACCTCTGCAAAAGTTATATAGATAGCAATCAAACTATCAATGTTCTGCGTAAAACCACGATTGAAATCCAAGAAGCGGAACTTGTATGTATTACAGGACAATCCGGCTCTGGAAAAAGCACTCTTCTACATCTTTTGGGTCTGTTGGATACTCCTGACACAGGCAAAATAATGATAAATGGCAGATTCATTGATGCAAGTATGTCTGAAGCCGCCACAATTCGTAATCTGGAACTGGGCTTTGTTTTCCAGTTTCATTACTTAGTAGAAGACCTTAATGCACAAGAAAATGTTGCCTTGCCGATGATTATTTCTGGAGTAAGTAGCTCTAAAGCAATAAAATATGCCTCAGAACTTTTGAAATCACTTGATTTGAAAGAGCGCATTACACACTATCCCAATCAATTAAGTGGTGGTGAACAACAACGCGTAGCACTTGCCAGAGCTTTGATAAATAACCCAAAAATCATTTTGGCAGATGAGCCAACCGGTAATCTGGATCCTGAACACAGCAATGAGGTTTGGAACCTTATGGTAAAATTGAATAAAGAGCGCGGTCAAACCTTCGTTATTGTCACCCACGATGTAAGTAATGCATCTAAGGCACAAGTGATTTATAATTTAGCGGAAGGAAAACTGGAAATAAGGTAA